CTAAGACCGAGCACCTGTCTTTGAGGGCAATGAAACGGAAGGAGGACAAAAAAGCAAAAAGGGAACGCGAACAGGCGACAGAATCGCtagataaaattaaattcaatgatTATGAACCACCTAAAAAGAAAGCAAAAGCAGATCAACACTCCAAAAGCGAATACCCGATGCAGATTAAGTCGACTTCGGAGACAACCAGAAGCGAAGATAATGGGgtcagcgaagacaatgaagataTTGATCGAAGTCAGACAAACAGCGGTCACAACACAACGGGCAACTTCGGAGGTAACCATAAAGgaaaaaatagaaagaaaaaatttaaaaagccaAACAAAGTCAACAACAAGGATTTCCGACAAAGTTCCAACAAACCGATTGCTTTCGATTACGATAAGGTAGATTTTTCACGGTTTCAAGGAGGATCCAAACCAATGCAGCAACATAAAGGCAAAAGGGGTAAATTTGTTCGAGGACCTGCTCAGAATGAAGAGTCTGGTCCCACAGAAGGATCTAGTGGTACTCCTATGAAAAAAACGCTTCATCCAGATAGTAGGTTAGCTAAGAGCATTAAGAGAACTCAGAAAATGTTCAACTTCAGCAGTAACATGTTGAAGAAGAAATGAATAGTTTTTTCAACTATTGCACTAGAACTATGTAACTAATTTTGTGTGTATAAACAAGAGAAATTAATTCAAATATCTATTGTACATTTATACGGAAAAAACTTGGTTATATTCTCTCAATAATATCAAATTCCAACCTTCGGGTCTATACTACTGTAAAGTAAATATATTTTCTTACTGAGTTCGGGTCCAATGCGCCGAATGGAGGAAGTGATCGGTCCTCCCGCTCGGCGAATCGGGATGTCTGCCAGCAGATTAGGGCCATCGGTAGCAAACAAGAACGCATCTATCAGTTGTCGCAAACTTGGATACACATTTATGATTGCTTCAGCTATTTCCAACGTAACCGATGGTATTTTGATTAACTGGTTCTGATACAGCTGATGCAAACCCGCTTTCCCCTCGACTCTCACGCAGCCTTTTTTCTCGTTACCCAGGTACAATTGCTCCTGGCAAAACTTTTCGTTCTGCTGCTGTTTAAAGGGAAGCTCCGCTAAACTTTTGCCCAGTTGAGCCACAAAGTCGCCTACTTCTTCAGCCGTTTCTAATAGCTGATGAGACGAACCAGTAAACATTTGTAATTCCGTTAATGCCATTTCCGTTTCTCGGCGGCCTATACAACCGCGGTTGTTCCGACAGTAACTGACTAATCCGAAAACTAGCAAGCACACGGTTTTGCCCGGATAGAGCTCCTGAAGTTTTTCGATGTACGAAAGTAAAGTCCTTTCTTTGATCTGCCTTACCGCATCTTCGCCTTGCAAAAGGTGAATCATAAACTTTTGATCAATAGTTTTATCGGTCATGGTTCCTTGTTGTGTGAGAATTTGCTGA
This genomic window from Malaya genurostris strain Urasoe2022 chromosome 1, Malgen_1.1, whole genome shotgun sequence contains:
- the LOC131440282 gene encoding crossover junction endonuclease EME1, which produces MAKTTNVYENPVERLQQLNYYDQQRNIKPGTCNKFLHAIIDPEFLQESHGTNVLSKLNELNLKYDIKQQLVPCTITYYRTNQQILTQQGTMTDKTIDQKFMIHLLQGEDAVRQIKERTLLSYIEKLQELYPGKTVCLLVFGLVSYCRNNRGCIGRRETEMALTELQMFTGSSHQLLETAEEVGDFVAQLGKSLAELPFKQQQNEKFCQEQLYLGNEKKGCVRVEGKAGLHQLYQNQLIKIPSVTLEIAEAIINVYPSLRQLIDAFLFATDGPNLLADIPIRRAGGPITSSIRRIGPELSKKIYLLYSSIDPKVGI